Proteins from a single region of Runella sp. SP2:
- a CDS encoding PQQ-binding-like beta-propeller repeat protein — protein MKKSIATRSFLAAATFAAFQIFTHCSKKEDPMPRGIDAVFVGSSDNKLYALNSKTGAKLWEFATKGTVHSSPTLAIGMAIVGSSDQNIYAVDLKTGAKVWEFALDMGISSAPTVSGNTVYVGMGGTSNFTSKLYALDVVTGAKQWEFVADGISISSPTVVNGKVYVGGFNNLYALDAKKGTKLWEFGTGAGVDSSPSVVDGVVYVGSNDYNVYALDAETGAKKWNFSTGGEVSSSPTVSGGSLYIGSFDRKLYAVNSQTGAKIWEFRTDGPVLSSPSVSNGVVYVASNDHKMYAVDAKTGAKKWETWSTNRIQASPVVTDSLAYVGGIDGRFFAVDVQSGAKKWEFQTGGAVYSSAAVLSSSAKTYFSGVSGLQQ, from the coding sequence ATGAAAAAATCAATAGCCACTCGTTCATTTTTGGCAGCAGCAACCTTTGCCGCTTTTCAAATTTTCACCCATTGTTCCAAAAAAGAAGACCCCATGCCAAGGGGAATTGATGCGGTGTTTGTTGGAAGCAGTGACAATAAATTATACGCACTTAACTCCAAAACGGGCGCCAAATTGTGGGAGTTTGCCACCAAAGGCACGGTTCACTCTTCGCCAACCTTGGCCATTGGGATGGCGATTGTTGGCAGTTCGGACCAAAATATTTACGCGGTTGACTTAAAAACGGGCGCAAAAGTATGGGAGTTTGCGCTGGATATGGGTATTTCATCCGCACCCACAGTTTCGGGGAATACAGTCTATGTAGGAATGGGGGGAACGTCGAATTTTACCTCAAAACTATACGCCTTGGATGTCGTAACAGGAGCAAAGCAATGGGAGTTTGTAGCCGATGGAATCAGTATTTCGTCGCCGACGGTCGTGAATGGTAAAGTATATGTAGGTGGTTTCAATAATTTGTATGCCCTCGATGCCAAAAAAGGAACAAAACTGTGGGAGTTCGGTACGGGAGCGGGCGTAGATTCGTCGCCGTCGGTGGTAGATGGAGTGGTGTATGTCGGTAGCAATGATTACAACGTCTATGCACTTGATGCTGAAACGGGGGCTAAAAAATGGAATTTCTCGACGGGAGGAGAAGTGAGTTCGTCGCCTACAGTATCGGGCGGGAGTCTGTATATTGGTAGTTTTGACCGAAAATTATACGCAGTAAATAGCCAAACGGGTGCTAAAATTTGGGAATTTAGAACAGATGGACCAGTTTTGTCTTCACCGTCGGTAAGCAATGGCGTGGTATATGTGGCGAGCAACGACCACAAAATGTACGCAGTAGATGCCAAAACGGGCGCTAAGAAGTGGGAGACATGGTCCACCAATCGCATCCAAGCCTCGCCCGTAGTGACGGATAGTTTGGCTTACGTAGGAGGAATCGACGGGCGCTTTTTTGCCGTTGACGTCCAGTCGGGTGCCAAAAAATGGGAATTTCAAACTGGAGGCGCGGTATATTCATCGGCGGCGGTGTTGAGTAGTTCGGCCAAAACCTATTTTTCGGGTGTAAGCG
- the tsaB gene encoding tRNA (adenosine(37)-N6)-threonylcarbamoyltransferase complex dimerization subunit type 1 TsaB codes for MPLLLSIDTSTRGCSVALHQDGQLLSNYDLLAEKSSSGMLTTLIYNAVEQAGFQLVDVDAFAVAKGPGSYTGLRIAVSTAKGLCFALDKPLISVNTLEAMTLQLKSFFPANYLFCPMLDARRMEVYCAVLDAELHFVEATQAKIIDEQSFHELLTERSVVFFGDGAEKCQRILGQNPNAHFPAAAIFPSAKTVGQLAWKRFQDQQFEEVAAFEPFYLKDFMATTPKPKSY; via the coding sequence GTGCCCCTATTACTTAGCATAGATACTTCGACCCGCGGCTGTTCGGTGGCGCTCCACCAAGATGGCCAATTGCTGTCCAACTACGACCTTCTAGCCGAAAAGTCGTCTTCTGGAATGCTCACGACTTTGATTTACAATGCCGTAGAACAGGCTGGATTTCAGCTTGTTGATGTCGATGCCTTTGCCGTAGCAAAAGGTCCAGGCTCTTACACGGGGCTGCGAATAGCTGTCTCGACGGCCAAAGGGTTGTGTTTTGCGTTAGATAAACCTTTGATAAGTGTCAATACCCTAGAGGCGATGACGCTACAGTTAAAGTCGTTTTTTCCTGCCAATTACTTGTTTTGTCCGATGCTAGATGCTCGCCGTATGGAAGTGTATTGTGCAGTGCTGGACGCCGAACTGCATTTTGTGGAAGCGACCCAAGCCAAAATTATTGATGAACAGTCTTTTCATGAATTACTTACGGAGCGTTCGGTGGTTTTCTTTGGCGATGGTGCCGAAAAATGCCAGCGGATATTGGGACAAAATCCGAATGCTCATTTTCCTGCAGCCGCGATTTTTCCTTCGGCCAAAACGGTGGGACAACTGGCTTGGAAACGCTTTCAAGATCAGCAATTTGAAGAAGTGGCTGCTTTTGAGCCTTTTTACTTGAAAGATTTTATGGCTACTACGCCCAAACCCAAATCATACTAA
- the murC gene encoding UDP-N-acetylmuramate--L-alanine ligase, with translation MSQKVHFIAIGGSVMHNLAIALHRQGYQITGSDDEIYDPASSRLQKLGLLPAEIGWFPEKIHQGLDAVILGMHARKDNPELARAQELGIPIYSYPEYIYQQSQNKQRVVIAGSHGKTTITSIILHALRVNNRQFDYLVGAQLEGFETMVKLTKSAPLIVVEGDEYPASPTDLAPKFLHYHPHIALISGIAWDHYNVFPTWEGYVQQFEQLADSLSKSGVLVFDETDDMLDVIGKNERVDVRPVPYNVHPHKIVNGQTFLTTQAYGDVPLLIFGEHNMKNISGALAVCEEVGLTQEQFYRAIQTFKGAANRMETLAKNAHSAAFKDFAHAPSKVEATTKAAKSQFPTRELVACVELHTFSSLNKNFLGQYAHKLDAADVAVVYYNPHTLAHKRLEPIEPEEVKAAFQRPSLEVFTDKDALQAFLTSLSWKNKNLLMMSSGTFGGLELKGLASQIIT, from the coding sequence ATGAGTCAAAAAGTTCACTTTATCGCCATCGGTGGTAGCGTAATGCACAATTTAGCCATTGCCCTCCACCGTCAGGGTTATCAAATTACGGGTTCGGACGACGAAATCTATGACCCAGCGTCTTCAAGACTCCAAAAATTAGGTTTGCTTCCTGCTGAAATCGGCTGGTTTCCCGAAAAAATTCACCAAGGACTTGATGCCGTCATTCTCGGAATGCACGCCCGAAAAGACAATCCCGAACTCGCACGTGCCCAAGAATTAGGAATACCAATTTATTCTTATCCAGAATATATTTACCAACAAAGTCAGAACAAACAGCGCGTGGTGATTGCGGGCAGTCACGGCAAAACGACCATCACATCAATCATACTCCACGCTTTGCGCGTCAACAACCGCCAGTTCGATTACTTGGTTGGCGCTCAATTGGAGGGATTTGAAACAATGGTCAAACTTACCAAGTCAGCGCCTTTAATCGTCGTTGAAGGAGATGAATACCCTGCTTCTCCTACCGACCTTGCCCCTAAGTTTTTGCACTATCATCCTCACATTGCGCTTATTAGCGGTATTGCCTGGGACCATTACAACGTATTCCCTACGTGGGAAGGGTACGTTCAACAATTTGAACAATTGGCAGATTCCTTGTCAAAATCTGGGGTGTTGGTCTTTGACGAAACCGACGATATGCTCGATGTCATTGGCAAAAATGAGCGCGTGGACGTACGCCCAGTTCCTTACAATGTTCATCCGCACAAGATTGTCAATGGTCAAACGTTTTTGACAACGCAAGCCTACGGGGATGTTCCTTTGTTGATTTTTGGGGAACACAACATGAAAAATATTAGCGGGGCTTTGGCCGTATGCGAAGAAGTAGGACTCACACAAGAGCAATTTTACCGCGCCATCCAGACGTTTAAAGGAGCGGCGAATCGCATGGAAACCTTGGCTAAAAACGCTCATTCGGCCGCGTTCAAAGACTTTGCCCATGCACCTTCTAAAGTAGAAGCTACCACCAAAGCCGCAAAATCGCAATTCCCAACGCGCGAATTGGTTGCCTGCGTAGAATTGCATACCTTTAGTAGTTTGAATAAAAACTTTTTGGGACAATACGCCCACAAACTCGACGCTGCCGACGTAGCAGTCGTGTATTACAACCCCCATACACTCGCCCACAAGCGCCTTGAGCCAATCGAACCAGAAGAGGTAAAAGCCGCTTTCCAGCGCCCATCGCTCGAAGTATTTACCGATAAAGACGCTTTACAAGCTTTCCTGACCTCGTTGTCATGGAAAAATAAAAACTTACTTATGATGAGTTCGGGTACGTTTGGAGGATTAGAATTGAAGGGATTAGCATCACAGATTATTACCTGA
- a CDS encoding TIGR01459 family HAD-type hydrolase, with product MLTIDSFADVAARYQVFFFDAFGVLKNSHGLIPGIPDTFAYLRENQKQFYILTNDASRSPQQLAESYWRMGLMDITPDNIISSGMLAREYLELKVNQGTVAYLGTEDSAHYIESSERKALSISELNLDAIGDINALVMLDDEGFDWNTDLNKATNLLRRRNIPVIVANTDATYPTSKTQVAIAIGGVADMLESIVGKQFIRFGKPDAQMFMFAYERVMEQNPTLGKKDIVMIGDTLRTDISGGNKFGLDTVLVLTGNIPAEDAEIRIRSTGIIPTYVCESAVIG from the coding sequence ATGCTTACGATTGACTCTTTTGCCGATGTTGCCGCCCGCTACCAAGTTTTTTTCTTTGATGCGTTTGGGGTACTCAAAAACTCCCACGGGCTTATCCCTGGAATTCCCGATACGTTTGCGTATTTGAGAGAGAACCAAAAGCAGTTTTACATTTTGACCAACGATGCTTCGCGTAGCCCCCAACAGCTCGCCGAATCATACTGGCGCATGGGTCTGATGGACATCACGCCTGACAACATCATTTCGTCGGGGATGTTGGCAAGAGAGTATTTGGAATTAAAAGTAAATCAGGGAACGGTGGCGTATTTGGGAACAGAGGATTCTGCCCACTACATCGAATCTTCGGAACGCAAAGCCCTATCCATCAGCGAATTAAACCTAGATGCAATTGGCGATATAAACGCCCTTGTGATGCTCGACGATGAAGGTTTTGATTGGAACACCGACCTCAACAAAGCCACTAATTTACTCCGCCGACGCAATATCCCCGTAATTGTGGCCAATACCGACGCTACTTATCCTACTTCCAAAACCCAAGTTGCGATTGCCATCGGTGGCGTGGCCGATATGCTGGAAAGTATTGTGGGAAAGCAGTTTATTCGTTTTGGAAAGCCTGATGCTCAAATGTTTATGTTTGCTTACGAGCGGGTGATGGAGCAAAATCCTACGCTCGGCAAAAAGGACATTGTGATGATTGGGGACACGCTCCGTACCGACATTTCGGGTGGGAATAAATTCGGACTTGATACCGTGTTGGTACTGACAGGAAACATCCCCGCCGAAGATGCCGAAATTCGCATTCGCAGTACGGGTATCATTCCTACTTACGTGTGTGAATCGGCAGTTATTGGTTAA
- a CDS encoding NAD(P)/FAD-dependent oxidoreductase — translation MQKQVCIVGAGSSGVAAAKALKDLGIGFDCFEKGSDIGGNWRYNNDNNMSSAYRSLHINTNREIMAYSDYPLTRDLPMFPHHSQIIKYFEEYVDHFGLRNSITFNTGIAEVVPTSNGLYKVTTDRGEVKEYTHVIIANGHHWNPRFPDPPFVGTFTGEVLHAHHYRVPEQVMYKNILIVGIGNSAVDIACEAAKLHSGRVTISTRSGAYILPNWILSKPFDSLANPLTAKLPLSVQRFLLKVSLLLARGRQEAYGVPLPKRPPLQEHPTVSQELLNLSGRGLIDYKSNIKEFRGKEVVFEDGTTETYDLIVYATGYKATFPFLKDKAFEVSANNEFRLYKKVIHPDWPNLYFVGLIQPLGAIMPLAEVQAKWVAKLIKGTCRLPDVASMTKDIERDTQQMRRRYNASPRHTFQVDFYLYKETIERELRRKGS, via the coding sequence ATGCAAAAGCAAGTATGTATCGTTGGGGCGGGGTCTTCAGGGGTGGCAGCGGCGAAAGCCCTCAAAGACCTTGGAATTGGCTTCGATTGTTTTGAAAAAGGCTCTGATATTGGCGGAAATTGGAGGTACAACAATGACAACAACATGTCGTCGGCGTATCGGTCGTTGCACATTAATACCAACCGCGAAATCATGGCGTACAGCGATTATCCGCTCACGCGAGATTTGCCCATGTTTCCGCACCATTCGCAGATTATCAAGTATTTTGAAGAGTACGTTGACCATTTTGGACTGCGAAATTCAATTACTTTCAATACAGGAATTGCCGAAGTTGTGCCCACATCCAATGGCTTGTATAAAGTGACAACCGACCGTGGAGAGGTGAAAGAATACACCCACGTCATTATCGCCAACGGCCACCATTGGAACCCTCGTTTTCCCGATCCACCTTTTGTGGGAACATTTACGGGCGAAGTCTTGCACGCGCATCATTATCGAGTTCCTGAACAAGTCATGTACAAAAATATCCTGATTGTAGGCATTGGGAATTCTGCCGTGGACATTGCTTGTGAGGCAGCTAAACTTCATTCGGGTCGGGTGACGATTTCGACGCGAAGTGGGGCGTATATTTTGCCCAACTGGATTTTGAGTAAACCTTTTGATAGCCTGGCAAATCCCCTAACGGCCAAATTGCCGTTATCAGTGCAGCGTTTTTTACTCAAAGTGTCCCTTTTGCTCGCCCGAGGTCGTCAAGAGGCGTATGGCGTGCCGCTTCCTAAGCGCCCACCCTTGCAAGAACACCCAACGGTGTCGCAGGAGTTGCTCAATTTGAGTGGCCGAGGTTTGATTGATTATAAGTCCAATATCAAGGAGTTTCGCGGAAAAGAAGTTGTTTTTGAAGACGGTACGACCGAAACCTATGACTTGATTGTGTATGCAACAGGCTACAAAGCGACGTTCCCGTTTTTGAAAGACAAAGCGTTTGAGGTGAGTGCGAACAACGAATTTCGGTTGTACAAAAAAGTGATACATCCCGATTGGCCAAATCTATATTTTGTAGGGTTGATTCAGCCATTGGGTGCCATTATGCCGTTGGCTGAAGTTCAAGCCAAATGGGTCGCTAAATTGATAAAAGGAACTTGTCGTTTGCCTGATGTTGCTTCCATGACAAAAGACATCGAACGCGACACCCAGCAGATGAGGCGTCGTTATAACGCTTCGCCTCGGCATACGTTTCAGGTCGATTTTTATTTGTACAAAGAAACCATTGAACGAGAACTGAGGCGAAAGGGAAGTTAA
- a CDS encoding SGNH/GDSL hydrolase family protein yields the protein MGVFLIVVGSLLLCVFLIYKYLERKIRYHRPDHFPKKGQGPLAGAAGKKVVVCVGDSITHGNVSVNYVDMLERWLGEPYFFYNAGVNSDLSYTLLERLDEIIATKPDYVTLLIGTNDVNATMSKAALKSYYQFKKIAKNVTPDFEGYQRNYTEIVRRLTTETRAQIALISLPIMGEDLQNEANAKADRYSEFIKQVAEREKLTYLPVRERMKEFLQQHPKKLKYTFEDTLKLVYMSVVKHELLGQDWDKICLSHGMDLSQDNLHFNTRGAAMIASLAEGWLKKSE from the coding sequence ATGGGCGTGTTTTTGATTGTGGTTGGTAGTTTATTATTATGTGTGTTTCTTATCTATAAATACCTCGAACGCAAAATTCGGTACCATCGTCCTGACCATTTCCCTAAAAAAGGACAAGGTCCACTGGCAGGAGCTGCGGGTAAAAAAGTAGTAGTGTGCGTGGGCGATAGCATCACGCACGGCAATGTCAGCGTCAACTACGTGGATATGCTCGAACGCTGGCTGGGAGAGCCGTATTTTTTCTACAATGCTGGGGTAAATTCCGACCTCTCTTATACCCTTTTGGAGCGTTTGGATGAAATCATTGCAACAAAACCCGATTACGTAACGCTGCTAATTGGTACCAACGATGTCAATGCTACCATGAGTAAAGCGGCCTTAAAAAGTTATTACCAATTCAAAAAAATAGCCAAAAATGTAACACCTGATTTTGAAGGGTATCAACGTAACTATACCGAAATTGTGCGTCGCCTCACTACCGAAACCCGTGCGCAAATTGCCCTAATCTCATTGCCAATCATGGGTGAAGACCTTCAAAACGAGGCCAATGCCAAAGCCGACCGTTACAGTGAGTTTATCAAACAAGTCGCTGAGCGCGAAAAACTGACGTATTTGCCCGTTCGCGAACGAATGAAGGAGTTTCTACAACAACACCCTAAAAAACTCAAATATACCTTTGAAGATACCCTGAAACTGGTCTATATGAGCGTAGTCAAACACGAACTTTTGGGCCAAGATTGGGATAAAATTTGTCTGTCGCACGGCATGGATTTGAGCCAAGATAACTTGCATTTTAATACCCGAGGCGCGGCAATGATTGCTTCTTTGGCCGAAGGTTGGTTAAAAAAATCGGAATGA
- a CDS encoding 3-coathanger stack domain-containing protein, with protein MFFFHSENSWKKVIFCLCLLCSSSWHLRAQLSVSFPFDGAVFQRNTSNLATIHVGGSYTGAVDRIEARLVAVSGGQNIDWTAIHINPSGGIFSGSLFSVLGGWYTLEVRSILFNNVVQTTTLSRVGVGEVFVVAGQSNAQGVDNHGAKASSDGQGRVKYINWTLPCPSGICQNVEPPFPVISTLNNAGAGLAIAPNGISPWAWGELGDAIIARYNVPVMFFNAAANGSSVGNWSRSADGLPSVNVHVGILYAGNPNFPYNYLRKALNYYGSMFGVRAVLWHQGESDTHKNNNADPNDNTSANEYRDSLKHVISRSRNHSGKIMLPWVVARASYFSVADANIISGQNLTISPADKIFAGPETDNLQTPRPDGAHLENLTNGQQAVSELASRWNSALDNSFFANATPYSATTPPSLTLSCLNNTYSITAPSGYQYFWVNGNGAISTSFSSSQTVNVGGGNYRVYLKDASGNIILSQMVTVPALPPQPPTITSTASTVSSGQEVTLFALGCAGTVSWSAGLIGNSIVQHPSQTTTYSATCSIGSCASISSSYQVTVCAQNVTVTTTFNAGTVGDVKASNAITGVNTVKAGATMTYDAKNSITLQPGFVAEKNSNFKAVVGQGCAN; from the coding sequence ATGTTTTTCTTCCACAGTGAAAACTCCTGGAAAAAGGTTATTTTCTGCCTCTGTCTGTTGTGCAGTAGCTCGTGGCATTTACGGGCACAGTTATCTGTTTCTTTTCCGTTTGATGGTGCTGTTTTTCAACGGAATACGTCTAACTTGGCAACGATTCACGTAGGAGGGAGTTATACGGGGGCTGTCGATCGCATAGAGGCTCGACTCGTTGCCGTTAGCGGTGGTCAAAATATTGATTGGACAGCCATTCATATCAATCCTTCTGGTGGAATTTTTTCAGGAAGTTTGTTTAGTGTGTTGGGCGGCTGGTACACCCTCGAAGTGCGCTCGATTTTATTTAATAATGTGGTTCAAACGACCACATTGTCGAGGGTAGGGGTAGGTGAGGTGTTTGTAGTTGCGGGGCAGTCCAATGCCCAAGGGGTCGATAACCACGGGGCAAAAGCCTCCTCAGATGGACAAGGTCGTGTAAAGTATATCAATTGGACATTGCCGTGCCCCAGCGGAATTTGCCAGAATGTGGAACCACCTTTTCCCGTGATTTCGACGTTGAACAACGCAGGGGCAGGGTTGGCAATTGCCCCTAACGGAATATCTCCCTGGGCTTGGGGAGAACTCGGGGATGCCATCATAGCGCGATATAACGTACCCGTTATGTTTTTTAATGCTGCCGCCAATGGTTCTTCGGTAGGGAATTGGAGCCGAAGTGCGGATGGGCTTCCTTCCGTCAATGTTCACGTGGGGATTTTGTACGCGGGAAACCCCAACTTCCCGTATAATTATTTGCGAAAAGCCTTAAATTATTACGGGTCAATGTTTGGAGTACGGGCAGTGCTGTGGCACCAAGGCGAGTCAGATACGCACAAAAACAACAATGCCGACCCCAACGACAATACTTCGGCCAATGAATACCGCGATAGCTTAAAACATGTGATTAGCCGCTCGCGTAATCATTCGGGTAAAATTATGCTCCCTTGGGTAGTGGCAAGGGCTTCTTATTTTAGTGTAGCCGATGCCAACATTATTTCAGGCCAAAATCTTACAATAAGCCCTGCTGATAAAATTTTTGCAGGTCCCGAAACGGATAATCTACAGACACCTCGCCCTGATGGTGCCCACCTTGAAAATTTGACGAATGGTCAACAAGCTGTCTCTGAGCTGGCATCGCGGTGGAATAGTGCGTTGGATAATTCGTTCTTTGCCAACGCAACTCCCTACAGCGCTACAACGCCTCCCTCGCTGACCCTCAGTTGTTTGAATAATACGTATTCGATTACTGCTCCAAGTGGTTATCAGTATTTTTGGGTCAATGGCAACGGGGCTATTTCGACTTCTTTTTCATCCAGTCAGACGGTAAACGTTGGAGGTGGAAATTATCGGGTGTATTTGAAAGATGCTTCTGGGAATATTATTTTGAGCCAAATGGTCACCGTTCCAGCGTTACCTCCCCAGCCCCCGACCATTACTTCAACGGCATCTACGGTATCTTCGGGTCAAGAAGTGACTTTGTTTGCTCTGGGATGTGCAGGAACCGTGTCATGGTCAGCAGGTTTGATAGGCAATAGCATTGTGCAGCATCCATCGCAAACTACAACTTATTCCGCTACCTGTAGCATTGGAAGCTGCGCTTCGATTTCGAGTTCATACCAAGTCACAGTCTGCGCACAGAATGTGACTGTAACGACTACTTTTAATGCAGGAACAGTAGGGGACGTGAAAGCTTCTAACGCCATTACGGGCGTGAACACGGTAAAAGCGGGCGCTACTATGACGTACGATGCCAAAAACTCAATTACGCTTCAGCCAGGTTTTGTCGCCGAAAAAAATAGCAACTTTAAAGCGGTTGTTGGGCAAGGGTGTGCCAATTGA
- the pgmB gene encoding beta-phosphoglucomutase, producing the protein MQAFLFDLDGVIVDTAHFHYQAWRRLANEKLGFDISEEFNESLKGISRTESLDRILAHGGVSLDDVTKEAYATLKNQWYVELVNQMTPADILPGVVEFLAQTRADGIKIALGSVSKNAKPILEHIGILSAFDAIIDGTKISKGKPDPEVFLKGAEELGISPSECVVFEDAVAGIEAGLRAGMKTVGIGQPEVLTKADIVRSDLNNFTPNELKKILFPEQ; encoded by the coding sequence ATGCAAGCATTTCTTTTCGACCTCGACGGGGTCATTGTAGATACCGCCCATTTTCACTACCAAGCTTGGCGGCGTTTGGCCAACGAAAAATTGGGGTTTGACATTTCAGAAGAATTTAATGAAAGCCTCAAAGGAATCAGTCGTACCGAATCGCTCGACCGCATTCTTGCCCACGGCGGTGTCTCGCTCGACGATGTGACCAAAGAAGCCTACGCCACCCTCAAAAATCAGTGGTACGTAGAACTCGTCAACCAAATGACCCCTGCCGATATTCTACCTGGAGTCGTTGAATTTTTGGCTCAAACACGGGCCGATGGGATAAAAATTGCCCTTGGATCGGTGAGTAAAAATGCCAAACCTATTTTGGAACATATTGGGATTCTATCCGCTTTTGATGCCATTATTGATGGCACAAAAATCTCCAAAGGCAAGCCTGACCCCGAAGTTTTTTTAAAAGGGGCTGAAGAACTCGGAATCTCGCCTAGCGAGTGCGTAGTGTTTGAAGATGCCGTTGCAGGGATTGAAGCTGGGCTAAGAGCAGGTATGAAAACGGTGGGAATTGGTCAACCTGAGGTTCTAACCAAAGCCGATATAGTTCGTTCCGACCTGAACAACTTCACACCCAATGAGTTAAAAAAAATCTTGTTTCCCGAACAATAA
- a CDS encoding peptide chain release factor 3, protein MSKIEQEIAKRRTFAIISHPDAGKTTLTEKLLLFGGAIQTAGAVKSNKIKKTATSDFMEIEKQRGISVATSVMTFEYNDLLINILDTPGHKDFAEDTYRTLTAVDSVILVIDCVKGVEEQTERLMEVCRMRDTPVIIFINKMDREGQNPFDLLDELEQKLNLKVRPLTWPVNGGATFKGVYHLLEKQMYFFKVNKTKVEDDVALLELDSSELDQKVGERDANQLREDVELIEGVYDTFNRDTYLSGKVAPVFFGSAVNNFGVRELLEAFCQISPLPAARPTNVRSVDPLEKKFTGFVFKIHANIDPRHRDRIAFLRVCSGVFERGKFYHHTRLDKSVRFSNPYSFMASAKEVVEEGFPGDVIGLYDTGTFKIGDTLTEGEDLQYAGIPSFSPEIFKELINLDPMKSKQLEKGIQQLTDEGVAQLFTVQPGNRKVVGTVGELQFEVIQYRLEHEYGAKCRWIPMNTSRACWITSEDPKKIQEYIRLKGTQIGYDKDDNPVFLADSEWMVRMNRDNNPDIQFHTTSEFKVTAG, encoded by the coding sequence ATGTCAAAAATAGAACAAGAAATCGCCAAACGGCGTACGTTTGCGATTATTAGTCACCCAGATGCGGGAAAAACTACGCTCACTGAAAAGTTACTACTTTTTGGGGGGGCAATTCAAACGGCAGGGGCTGTTAAATCCAATAAAATTAAGAAAACGGCCACTTCCGACTTTATGGAAATCGAGAAACAACGTGGTATCTCGGTGGCAACTTCGGTAATGACGTTTGAATATAATGACCTGCTTATCAACATTCTCGATACGCCAGGTCACAAAGATTTTGCCGAAGATACCTACCGTACCCTTACGGCGGTGGACTCAGTCATTTTGGTGATTGACTGTGTAAAAGGAGTGGAGGAACAAACCGAACGCCTCATGGAAGTGTGTCGGATGCGAGATACTCCAGTGATTATATTCATCAATAAAATGGACCGTGAAGGGCAAAACCCGTTTGATTTGTTGGATGAATTGGAACAAAAACTCAATCTAAAAGTCCGTCCTCTGACGTGGCCTGTTAATGGTGGGGCGACCTTTAAAGGAGTCTATCACTTGTTGGAGAAACAAATGTATTTCTTCAAAGTCAACAAAACGAAGGTGGAAGATGACGTGGCCTTATTGGAATTAGACTCGTCGGAACTTGACCAAAAAGTAGGTGAGCGCGATGCCAATCAACTGCGTGAAGACGTAGAGCTTATCGAAGGCGTGTATGACACCTTTAACCGAGATACGTATTTGTCGGGCAAGGTAGCTCCCGTGTTTTTTGGGAGTGCGGTCAACAACTTTGGGGTACGTGAGCTTTTGGAGGCATTTTGCCAAATTTCTCCACTCCCAGCAGCTCGCCCTACGAATGTGCGCTCAGTCGATCCACTCGAAAAGAAATTTACGGGCTTTGTATTTAAAATTCACGCCAATATTGACCCGCGTCACCGCGACCGTATTGCGTTTTTACGCGTATGTTCGGGGGTTTTTGAGCGAGGTAAATTTTACCACCATACGCGCTTAGACAAATCGGTGCGTTTTTCCAATCCTTACAGTTTTATGGCTTCTGCCAAAGAAGTTGTGGAGGAAGGATTTCCTGGTGATGTGATTGGTTTGTACGATACAGGGACGTTTAAAATTGGAGATACGTTGACGGAAGGAGAAGACCTACAATACGCAGGAATTCCAAGTTTTTCACCCGAGATTTTCAAAGAGTTGATTAACCTTGACCCTATGAAGTCGAAACAGTTGGAAAAAGGGATTCAGCAGTTGACCGACGAAGGGGTGGCGCAGTTGTTTACGGTACAGCCTGGAAATCGGAAAGTCGTAGGGACAGTGGGAGAGCTTCAGTTTGAAGTAATTCAGTACCGTCTCGAACACGAGTACGGTGCCAAATGCCGTTGGATACCGATGAATACCTCGCGGGCCTGTTGGATTACCAGCGAAGACCCTAAGAAAATTCAAGAATATATCCGTTTGAAAGGAACCCAAATTGGGTACGACAAAGACGACAACCCAGTGTTTTTAGCTGATTCGGAATGGATGGTTCGGATGAATCGAGACAATAATCCCGACATTCAGTTCCATACCACATCGGAATTTAAAGTAACGGCAGGTTAA